The following proteins are encoded in a genomic region of Methylovorus glucosotrophus:
- the rplP gene encoding 50S ribosomal protein L16: MLQPARQKFRKQQKGRNKGIATTGNKVSFGEFGLKAVGRGRLTARQIEAARRVMTRHIKRGGRVWIRIFPDKPISSKPAEVRMGNGKGSPEYFVAEIQPGKMLYEMDGVSEQLAREAFRLAAAKLPIETTFTTRHIGS; the protein is encoded by the coding sequence ATGCTGCAGCCAGCTAGACAGAAATTCCGTAAACAGCAGAAGGGCCGTAATAAAGGCATTGCTACTACCGGTAACAAGGTGAGCTTTGGTGAGTTTGGTCTGAAAGCTGTTGGCCGTGGCCGTTTGACTGCGCGTCAAATTGAGGCTGCTCGTCGTGTGATGACGCGTCACATCAAGCGTGGTGGTCGTGTCTGGATCCGCATTTTCCCCGACAAGCCAATCTCCAGCAAACCTGCTGAAGTTCGTATGGGTAACGGTAAAGGTAGTCCGGAATACTTCGTTGCTGAAATTCAACCGGGCAAGATGTTATACGAGATGGATGGTGTGAGTGAGCAGTTGGCCCGCGAAGCGTTCCGCTTGGCGGCAGCTAAGTTGCCAATCGAAACTACTTTCACAACTCGTCATATCGGGAGTTAA
- the rpsQ gene encoding 30S ribosomal protein S17, which produces MMTDTQADKVVRSLTGRVVSDKMDKTVTVLVERKVKHPLIGKVVRRSNKFHAHDENNECKEGDLVVIEESRPLSKTKTWKVSKIVEKTRNI; this is translated from the coding sequence ATGATGACCGATACACAAGCAGATAAAGTTGTACGCAGTCTGACTGGTCGCGTAGTCAGCGACAAAATGGACAAGACCGTAACCGTATTGGTGGAGCGCAAGGTTAAGCACCCACTGATCGGTAAGGTTGTTCGCCGTTCTAACAAGTTCCATGCACACGACGAAAACAATGAGTGCAAGGAAGGCGACCTGGTAGTGATTGAGGAAAGCCGTCCGCTTTCCAAGACCAAAACCTGGAAAGTCAGCAAGATTGTAGAAAAAACACGCAACATATAA
- the rplV gene encoding 50S ribosomal protein L22: protein MQVSAVLKGVHLSPQKARLVADLIRGKKVDYALNILNFTPKKGAEIIKKVVESAIANAEHNEGADIDELKVTSIYVDKGIVLKRIRARAKGRAGRIIKPTCHITVTVGN from the coding sequence ATGCAAGTATCCGCAGTATTAAAAGGTGTTCATCTGTCCCCGCAAAAGGCTCGCTTGGTTGCTGACCTGATTCGCGGCAAGAAAGTTGATTACGCACTCAATATTCTGAATTTCACACCTAAAAAGGGTGCTGAGATCATCAAGAAGGTTGTTGAGTCCGCTATCGCTAACGCTGAACACAACGAAGGTGCCGATATCGATGAGTTGAAGGTCACTTCAATCTACGTCGACAAGGGCATCGTTCTTAAACGTATTCGTGCGCGTGCCAAAGGTCGTGCTGGACGGATTATTAAGCCTACATGTCACATCACAGTGACTGTTGGTAATTAA
- the rpsC gene encoding 30S ribosomal protein S3: MGQKIHPFGFRLSVQKNWSSRWYANSKNFPAMLNSDIKVRDFLKKKLSHAAVSKIVIERPAKNAKITIYSARPGVVIGKKGEDIESLRSSLQGLMGVPVHLNIEEVRKPEIDATLIAESIAQQLEKRVMFRRAMKRAMQNAMRLGAQGIKIMSSGRLNGIEIARTEWYREGRVPLHTLRADIDYGVAEAKTTYGIIGIKVWVFKGEVFGTHAEQQAAVPAEPEKKVRKSGAKNAAAS, from the coding sequence ATGGGTCAGAAAATTCATCCGTTTGGTTTCCGTCTGAGTGTCCAGAAAAACTGGTCATCTCGTTGGTACGCCAACAGCAAGAACTTCCCAGCTATGCTGAATAGCGACATCAAGGTACGTGACTTCCTCAAGAAGAAGCTCTCGCACGCTGCTGTCAGCAAGATCGTGATCGAGCGTCCTGCAAAGAACGCAAAGATCACCATTTACAGTGCACGTCCAGGTGTGGTGATTGGTAAAAAGGGTGAGGATATTGAATCCTTGCGCTCCAGCCTGCAAGGTTTGATGGGTGTTCCAGTTCACTTGAACATCGAAGAAGTGCGCAAGCCTGAAATTGACGCAACACTGATCGCTGAGAGCATTGCTCAACAGCTTGAGAAGCGTGTGATGTTCCGCCGTGCAATGAAGCGTGCAATGCAAAACGCGATGCGTCTGGGTGCTCAAGGCATCAAGATCATGAGCTCGGGTCGTTTGAACGGTATCGAAATCGCGCGTACTGAGTGGTATCGCGAAGGCCGTGTGCCATTGCACACTCTGCGTGCTGATATCGATTACGGCGTAGCTGAGGCTAAAACCACCTACGGTATCATCGGCATCAAGGTGTGGGTATTCAAGGGCGAAGTGTTTGGCACTCATGCCGAACAGCAAGCCGCAGTACCTGCTGAACCAGAAAAGAAAGTAAGAAAGTCGGGGGCGAAAAATGCTGCAGCCAGCTAG
- the rplB gene encoding 50S ribosomal protein L2, translating into MALIKVKPTSPGRRAVVKVVTPELHKGKPYAPLLEKQSKKAGRNNNGHITTRHQGGGHKQHYRVIDFRRNKDGIVAKVEHLEYDPNRSAHIALLVYSDGERRYIIAPRGVSAGAQLVSGSDAPIKVGNALPLRNIPVGSTIHCVEIMPGKGAQIARSAGTSVQLLAREGSYAQLRLRSGEVRRVHVDCKATIGEVGNEEHSLRSIGKAGAMRWRGVRPTVRGVVMNPVDHPHGGGEGKTAAGMNPVSPWGTPTKGYRTRSNKRTDNMRVSRRPANKR; encoded by the coding sequence ATGGCACTGATTAAAGTCAAGCCGACTTCCCCTGGCCGTCGCGCAGTCGTTAAGGTTGTTACACCTGAGTTGCACAAGGGTAAGCCTTACGCGCCTCTGCTGGAGAAGCAAAGCAAAAAAGCTGGCCGTAACAACAACGGTCACATCACGACACGTCACCAAGGTGGCGGTCATAAGCAGCACTACCGTGTAATCGATTTCCGTCGCAACAAGGACGGTATCGTCGCCAAGGTTGAGCATCTGGAATACGATCCAAACCGTAGCGCACATATTGCGCTGCTGGTTTATTCGGATGGTGAGCGTCGCTACATCATCGCCCCTCGTGGCGTTTCTGCTGGTGCGCAACTGGTGAGCGGCTCTGATGCTCCAATCAAGGTGGGTAATGCATTGCCTTTGCGCAATATCCCTGTTGGTAGCACCATTCACTGCGTAGAAATCATGCCAGGCAAGGGTGCGCAAATTGCTCGCTCAGCTGGTACTTCAGTCCAGCTGTTGGCTCGCGAAGGCAGTTATGCTCAGTTGCGTCTGCGTTCTGGTGAAGTCCGCCGTGTTCACGTGGATTGCAAAGCAACCATTGGTGAAGTGGGTAACGAAGAGCATTCATTGCGTTCCATCGGTAAAGCTGGTGCGATGCGTTGGCGCGGTGTTCGTCCTACCGTTCGCGGTGTGGTAATGAACCCTGTTGATCACCCGCACGGTGGTGGTGAAGGTAAGACCGCTGCTGGTATGAATCCAGTAAGCCCATGGGGTACGCCTACCAAGGGTTATCGTACACGTAGCAACAAGCGCACCGACAACATGCGCGTAAGCCGTCGTCCGGCTAATAAGAGGTAA
- the rplD gene encoding 50S ribosomal protein L4 encodes MELKLIDKNGKPAKSGVEVSEVTFGREFNEALVHQVVVAYQANARTATRAQLGRGTVSHTTHKPWNQKGTGRARSGMSSSPIWRGGGRAFPNSPDENFSHKVNRKVYRAGMRSILSELVRQDRLSVIEEFVVETPKTKALVEKIKGLGYGEGVLVLVDGFDENLYLSARNLPNVLVVEAQYADPVSLVRFPNVVATKAAVKKLEEMLA; translated from the coding sequence ATGGAACTCAAGTTAATCGATAAAAATGGTAAGCCGGCCAAAAGCGGCGTTGAAGTTTCCGAAGTAACCTTCGGTCGCGAATTCAACGAAGCCCTGGTGCATCAAGTAGTTGTTGCATATCAGGCAAATGCGCGTACTGCGACGCGTGCACAATTGGGTCGTGGCACAGTTAGCCACACTACCCATAAGCCATGGAACCAAAAAGGTACTGGCCGTGCACGTTCGGGTATGAGCTCCAGCCCAATCTGGCGTGGAGGTGGTCGCGCTTTCCCAAATAGCCCTGACGAAAACTTCAGCCACAAGGTTAACCGCAAGGTTTACCGTGCTGGTATGCGCTCCATCCTGTCCGAACTGGTTCGTCAGGATCGTTTGAGCGTGATTGAAGAGTTTGTGGTTGAGACTCCAAAAACCAAAGCTCTGGTCGAAAAGATCAAGGGTCTGGGTTACGGTGAAGGTGTTCTGGTGCTGGTGGATGGTTTTGATGAAAACCTGTACCTCTCCGCACGCAATCTGCCTAACGTTCTGGTTGTTGAAGCTCAATACGCTGATCCTGTTAGTCTGGTTCGCTTCCCAAATGTGGTGGCTACCAAGGCTGCAGTCAAGAAATTAGAGGAGATGCTGGCATGA
- the rpmC gene encoding 50S ribosomal protein L29 — translation MKASDLRNKSVDELNNELIDLRRAQFSLRMQLSTQQLNKVDQVSKVRRDIARVRTVLAEKAKQA, via the coding sequence ATGAAAGCTAGTGATTTAAGAAACAAGTCTGTTGATGAGTTGAACAATGAGTTGATCGACCTGCGTCGTGCTCAATTCTCCTTGCGTATGCAATTGTCTACTCAGCAATTAAACAAAGTTGATCAGGTAAGCAAGGTTCGTCGCGATATCGCTCGTGTACGTACCGTGCTGGCTGAAAAAGCTAAGCAAGCTTAA
- the rpsS gene encoding 30S ribosomal protein S19, translating into MARSIKKGPFIDGHLAKKVEVAVAARDRKPIKTWSRRSTILPDFIGLTIAVHNGRQHVPVLISENMVGHKLGEFALTRTFKGHAADKKAKK; encoded by the coding sequence ATGGCACGTTCAATTAAAAAAGGCCCATTTATTGATGGGCACTTGGCTAAGAAGGTGGAAGTGGCTGTTGCTGCTCGCGACAGAAAGCCAATCAAGACTTGGTCTCGTCGCTCCACCATTCTTCCTGATTTTATTGGTCTGACGATCGCTGTGCACAATGGCCGCCAACACGTGCCAGTGCTGATCTCGGAAAACATGGTAGGCCACAAGCTCGGCGAATTCGCGCTGACCCGTACGTTCAAGGGTCACGCTGCCGATAAAAAAGCCAAGAAGTAG
- the rplW gene encoding 50S ribosomal protein L23 yields MSANLNQIATQDRLLQVILAPQITEKATYVADKNQQIAFKVRTDATKPEIKAAVELVFKVEVAAVTVANVKGKVKRAGRVLGRRKDWKKAYVSLKPGQEINFAAGE; encoded by the coding sequence ATGAGCGCAAATCTGAACCAGATCGCTACTCAAGATCGTTTGCTGCAAGTCATCCTGGCTCCGCAAATCACGGAAAAAGCAACTTATGTTGCTGACAAAAACCAACAGATCGCATTTAAGGTGCGTACTGATGCAACCAAGCCAGAAATCAAGGCTGCTGTTGAACTGGTTTTCAAGGTCGAGGTTGCTGCCGTTACTGTTGCCAATGTTAAGGGCAAAGTAAAGCGCGCAGGCCGTGTGCTGGGTCGTCGCAAGGACTGGAAAAAGGCTTATGTGAGCCTGAAGCCAGGCCAAGAAATTAACTTTGCAGCAGGCGAATAG
- the rplC gene encoding 50S ribosomal protein L3, protein MSLGLIGRKVGMTRVFTDEGESIPVTVLEVVPNRVTQVKTPSSDGYAGLQVAHGERRASRVTKALAGHYAKAGVAAGSGIKEFAVAEDVLANYAVGGQITVELFQAGQYVDVTGVSLGKGFAGAIKRHNFSSNRASHGNSRSHNVPGSIGMAQDPGRVFPGKRMPGHLGAVKTTVQNLQIVRVDAERNLLLIKGAVPGSKGGDVVVRPAVKAGA, encoded by the coding sequence TCGCAAGGTGGGTATGACCCGCGTATTTACCGATGAAGGCGAAAGCATTCCGGTAACTGTGCTGGAAGTTGTACCAAACCGTGTGACACAAGTTAAGACGCCGTCTAGCGACGGCTATGCTGGTCTCCAGGTTGCGCATGGTGAGCGTCGTGCTAGCCGTGTAACCAAGGCGCTGGCTGGTCACTATGCCAAGGCTGGCGTTGCTGCTGGTTCTGGTATCAAAGAATTCGCTGTTGCTGAAGATGTTCTGGCCAACTATGCCGTTGGCGGTCAGATCACCGTTGAGCTTTTCCAGGCTGGTCAGTACGTTGACGTTACTGGCGTTTCGCTTGGTAAGGGTTTTGCTGGTGCAATCAAGCGCCACAACTTCAGTTCTAACCGTGCCTCTCACGGTAACTCCCGTTCGCATAATGTTCCCGGCTCTATCGGTATGGCGCAGGATCCAGGTCGTGTATTCCCTGGTAAGCGTATGCCTGGTCATCTGGGTGCTGTGAAGACTACCGTTCAAAATCTGCAAATCGTTCGCGTTGATGCTGAGCGTAATCTGTTGCTGATTAAGGGTGCTGTTCCAGGATCCAAGGGTGGCGACGTAGTGGTTCGTCCCGCTGTTAAGGCAGGTGCATAA